Part of the Clostridium sporogenes genome, CACCGAAGTCCACTGAAACATTTATAGGTTCTAGTGAATTATTAGAATCCTCTGGTGTTTTATTGCATGCTCCCATATTAGTTAAGCCATTATTTAATCTCTTAGTTAAAGTATCACCAAAAGTATACTTACCTTTATTTATATCACTTGAACCTTCTTCATAGTTAGGATTTAATCCATAATCACCGTTCATAACCCAAATTAATGCTCCACCTAGATTTTTATTTTTAATATAATTAAGTCTTTCATCAATAGATCTTTCATTTTCAAAAGATAAGAAAACTCTCTCTTGATTTTGCCAAACATATGGCACCTTTTCTACATCATCCCAATATACCTTTAAATTTTTATCCTTTTCCATAAGGTTTAATACATGCCACAATGGGTTAGCCCCTGCTGGTTCTAGCTTTCCATCGTTATCTAAATCGTCTCCCCAGATATTATACTTGCCAGATGCAGGGGTTCTACTTGATCCATGAAGTCCATTTTGTCCACCTTGTACATTTTCCCATCCTCTAGTATAGTATGGTATACCCATTAATATTTTTTCAGGTGGCAATACACCTCTGTAATATCTATAAGCCCAATCCATACAAAGTGTTGGCATAATTTGACTAGCAGTTTCTCTGTCTTTTGGATCTGGATAAATACCTGCTAAATTTTCAACATATTCATTCCATCCACCATGATAGTCATAGGACATAACACTTAAGAAATCTAGATACTTAGCATAAGTGTTATCTTTAACTCCACCTAGTACCCAAGGTGATGCTGTAACTGCAGCAGACAATATATAATCTTTATTATCCTTTTTAGAAGCTGCATCTATTTTTTCTCTTAGTGTTTTCATGAGTATATTGTATCTCTCATTTAATTTAGCCCTTCTAGGCTCAGATAAGTCAAAGTCAGCTGGATTTCCTGATTGACTTGTTGAAGATGGATACTCAAAATCAATATCAACACCATCAAAGTTATACTTTCTTATAAAATCAACGCAAGAATCTGCAAAGGTATTTATTCCTTCATCCGTATCAAGCATTGTATAGAATCCTCTACTTCCAGCCCACCCACCTACTGATATAAGCAAATTAACATCAGGATATTGTTTTTTCATAGTTTGTAATAAATTAAAGTGTCCTTTATACGGGAGATTTGGATCTAACTCTACCTTTTTCCCTTTATAAGATAAATTATGATTTTTAAATTCCTCTTCCAGTGCGGCATGTTTGTCCCCTAATTTAATTTTATTTGTAGCTTGATCCACCATTGCAAAGGAATATTGAATATGAGTTAAAGAATCCCATTGCAAATCAGTAACCTTAAAATACCCTTGAGCTTCACTATTATAGGCCCACTCTGGGAAATATCCAATTAACTTTCTTTCTAAATCTTTATTATTAACAGTTTGTTTAACTTCATTTTTAGTATTTTTATTTTCAATATTTTTTGCCTCTACTTTTGTTGTCAAAAGCGACAGTGAAAATGTAGCAGCCATAATACCAGCTACTAATTTTATTAATTTGGTGTTTTTCATTGTAAATCCTCCTATTTTATTTCTATATTATAATACTAT contains:
- a CDS encoding glycosyl hydrolase family 18 protein, which gives rise to MKNTKLIKLVAGIMAATFSLSLLTTKVEAKNIENKNTKNEVKQTVNNKDLERKLIGYFPEWAYNSEAQGYFKVTDLQWDSLTHIQYSFAMVDQATNKIKLGDKHAALEEEFKNHNLSYKGKKVELDPNLPYKGHFNLLQTMKKQYPDVNLLISVGGWAGSRGFYTMLDTDEGINTFADSCVDFIRKYNFDGVDIDFEYPSSTSQSGNPADFDLSEPRRAKLNERYNILMKTLREKIDAASKKDNKDYILSAAVTASPWVLGGVKDNTYAKYLDFLSVMSYDYHGGWNEYVENLAGIYPDPKDRETASQIMPTLCMDWAYRYYRGVLPPEKILMGIPYYTRGWENVQGGQNGLHGSSRTPASGKYNIWGDDLDNDGKLEPAGANPLWHVLNLMEKDKNLKVYWDDVEKVPYVWQNQERVFLSFENERSIDERLNYIKNKNLGGALIWVMNGDYGLNPNYEEGSSDINKGKYTFGDTLTKRLNNGLTNMGACNKTPEDSNNSLEPINVSVDFGGSYDHPNYTYDIKVKNYTGKEIKGGWEVSFDLPKSALYKSSWGGNYTLKDNGDFTTVTIKSGNWQNINAGATVNLQGMIGLCFSDVRNIKFNGMKPVEDQKIIQQK